The genomic interval AAGAAAAATGGCAGCTCATGAAAGAACAGATGTGGGTCGCTCCATTTTTCTTTTTCCTGCTGCTGGTGGGTTTTGCACAGGTAGGATTGTTCATCCTTTCCTATTTTATCAAAACGGATAATGAGGAGTGGAAGAAAATGAGATGGCTGAACCTGTTCACCTATCTGCTGGTGTTTGCCAGTTTCTTTTTCTCCATCAAAGGGCCGTCCTCCCATACTTTTTGTATGCTGCTGCCATTACCAATGATCTACTCCTTTTATTGTTATGAGTGGCTGGTATCGAAAAAAGCCTTTGTCATGAAATTGCTGCGGATCATTATCATCAGTGGCATTTTCTTCCATATCGGCTTGGGGATCTTTAATTTTCAACACAGGTCATTGTACAAAGACAGGGCTAAGGTGGTGGAAGCCCTGGACAAAATGGACTATAAAATATTGGGAGAGAGGCGGTCCGACAAGTTAGGGTATGGTTATTAAGCCAGTTTCTGCCGATCAAACAAAATGTGTGTATAAAAAAAGGAGCGCCCCACCCGGGACGCTCCTTTTTTTATATCGTTTGGCTATTATTTGAATATTACGCCGAAGAAGTTGCGCATATCGTTCCATGACGCTGTATCAGCAGCGGCATTATAGGCAATCGGCAGGTTGAACTTTTTGCCGTTTGCAGTAGACGCGGGGTTGGTGAACGCATGAGTGGCGCCGGCATATTCCTTGAAGGTATAAGGAATATTCAGGGAGTCCAGTTGCTTTCTGAAGGTAGCCACGTCCTGAGCCGGTACGAACGGATCGGCACCGCCATGACATACCAGGATCTGTGCTTTCGTCAGATCTTTTACAGGAGTAACGCCCTGCAGTCCACCATGGAAACTTACCACTCCATTCACAGGGAGGCCCAGTTTTGCACCGTTAAGTACCATGGACCCACCGAAGCAGTAACCGATCGCCGCAATGCGGGTGGTATCTGCCTGGGGATAAGTTTTGGCTTTTGCCAATGCAGCCTGCAGTCTTCCGAAACCCAGTTGTGGATTGGTATAGAAGGGCATAGCATATGCTTTTGCCTGGTCAGGATTATCGGCATGTTTGCTGCCGCCATACATGTCAATACCAACAGCGAGGTAGCCCAGTTCAGCAAGCTGTCTGGCCCTGCCTTTTATATAGTCGTCCAATCCCCACCATTCAGGAACTATCAGGACGATCGGCTTTTTTGCAGTGGTGTCATCGCTGAAAGCAACGAAACTGTTCATTGTTACACTATCTGCCTGGATAGCAACAGTTTCTTCGGTAATGGTTGGCTGGGTGGCCGTGCTGTCAGCAGCATGTTCGGAAGCCGCTGGTTGATTATTGCACGCCGTCATGCAGAGCGCTATAACCGCAGGCGCGATAATTGTTGTAATGTTAAATTTCATGTGCTAGTTATTGAGTTAGTTATATTGAATAACAAAAAAAACAAATAAAGGTAGGCATTATACAGTTTAGGCTGGTAGCCGTTTATCAAATAATGCACCTTCTGTAAAACGTACTGAAATTACCTTACTATTACCTAATTTCAAGGAATGGATCGTGGATTTAATACAGCCATATCGAACGCTTTTCTTACTGACGCGGGAATATTACAACTTGATCTCCTGCAGTTATTGCCTATGGCTACCTGTATTTACAACGGCAGCGGCAGAATAATTTTTTATAATGAAGCTGCTGCCAGGCTATGGGGAAGGAACCCTGAACTGATAAAAGCAAACGATATTTATGATGATGCTGCTCCGTGTTACACAGCAGATGGGATATATCTGTCGCACGATACGGCTATGCTTGCTGCATTGATAAAAGAAGGAGCCCCCTGCAATGACTGGCAGGTGGTGCTGGAACGCCCCGATCAATCAAAGATCTTTCTTAAAGGGAACCTCATTCCCCTGAAAAATAAGCTGGGAGTGACAATCGCTGTTCTTCATTGCTTCCAGGAAGTTACCGGGACCGGCGCCGCTTTACAGGAAATCGACGAGCATATTGTTCGTTATAAAAAGCTGAATGAAGAGCTGAAAAGGAGCGAAGAGCGGTATCATAAAATGATCGAAGAGGTGGAGGATTATGCTATCCTGTTGCTGGACAGATCGGGCATGATCCAGAACTGGAACAAAGGCGCGGAAAAGATCAAGGGATATCAGGAGTCAGAGATTATCGGAAAGCATTTCAGTATTTTTTATCAGCAGGAAGACAGAGCGAGACAACTGCCCGACAGGTTGATCACAGAAGCAACGCTGACAGGGAAAGCCGTACAGGAAGGCTGGCGTGTACGAAAAAACGGCACGAGGTTCTGGGGAAGTATT from Chitinophaga filiformis carries:
- a CDS encoding dienelactone hydrolase family protein is translated as MKFNITTIIAPAVIALCMTACNNQPAASEHAADSTATQPTITEETVAIQADSVTMNSFVAFSDDTTAKKPIVLIVPEWWGLDDYIKGRARQLAELGYLAVGIDMYGGSKHADNPDQAKAYAMPFYTNPQLGFGRLQAALAKAKTYPQADTTRIAAIGYCFGGSMVLNGAKLGLPVNGVVSFHGGLQGVTPVKDLTKAQILVCHGGADPFVPAQDVATFRKQLDSLNIPYTFKEYAGATHAFTNPASTANGKKFNLPIAYNAAADTASWNDMRNFFGVIFK